The Deltaproteobacteria bacterium DNA segment AGAAAGGGGAGGCGGCCCGGGCCTTCGGCGCCGCCTACACGGTGTCGGCGTTCGGCGGGGTCGTGGGCGCCATCCTGCTGGTCATCTCCATCCCGATCCTGAGCCCGCTGGTGCTGTCCTTCGGCGCCCCCGAGTTCTTTCTCCTGGGCGTCCTGGGCATGGCCATGGTGGGCGCCCTGAGCGGCAGCGCCCCGGCCAAGGGCATCCTGGTGGGGCTGTTCGCCCTCCAGCTTTCCATGATGGGCTATTCGCCGCAGGACGGCATCCCGCGCTACTGGTTCAACACCCCCTATCTTCTGGAAGGGCTTCCCATCGTTCCGTGCGTGCTGGGCCTTTTCTCGTTGCCCGAGGTCGTGGAGCTGGCGGTGCGCCGAGGCAGCCTCGCCGAGGTGCCGGAGATGGGCAAGGGCATGTGGGACGGCGTATGCGACGCCGCGCGGAACTGGTGGCTGGCGCTCCGGTGCGCGGTGATCGGCGCCTACGTGGGCTTCATTCCCGGCCTCGGCGCGAGCATCGTCGACTGGGTGGCCTACGGCCACGCGGTGCAGTCCAACAAGGATCCCGAGGCGCAGTTCGGCAAGGGCGAGATACGCGGCGTGATCGCGCCGGAGAGTGCCAACAACGCCATGAAGGGCGGTTCGCTGATCCCGACCATCGCCTTCGGCATACCCGGAAGCGCCACCATGGCGATCCTGCTGGGCGCCTTTCTGATCCACGGAATCTACCCGGGTCCCGAGCTCCTGAGCACGCGTCTCGACGTCACTTTCTCGGTGATCTGGGCCTTGGTCATCGCCAACATCATCACCGCGGTCGTGTTGATGGGATGCACCACCCAGTTGGCCAAGGTCACCACGATTCGCGGCAGCCTGATCATCCCCATCATCCTGGTGCTGGTGTTCATGGGCTCGTGGATGGCGACGCAGGATCTGGGTGACTGGGTCGTGCTGGTGTCCGCGGGAGCGTTGGGCTACCTCATGAAGCGTTGGGGCTGGCCGCGACCGCCCATCGCCCTCGGGATCGTCCTGGGTCCCATCATGGAACGCTATCTGGACATCGCCGTGAGCCGTTACGGCTGGACATGGGTGTGGCAGCGGCCCATCGT contains these protein-coding regions:
- a CDS encoding tripartite tricarboxylate transporter permease, with translation MLEAAHQALLGILSWPAFGYLLLGIGLGVFFGMVPGLSGLSGMAILLPFTFDLAPYEAMALLMGMYAITSTSDTISSVLLGVPGTAGSQATIMDGYPLAKKGEAARAFGAAYTVSAFGGVVGAILLVISIPILSPLVLSFGAPEFFLLGVLGMAMVGALSGSAPAKGILVGLFALQLSMMGYSPQDGIPRYWFNTPYLLEGLPIVPCVLGLFSLPEVVELAVRRGSLAEVPEMGKGMWDGVCDAARNWWLALRCAVIGAYVGFIPGLGASIVDWVAYGHAVQSNKDPEAQFGKGEIRGVIAPESANNAMKGGSLIPTIAFGIPGSATMAILLGAFLIHGIYPGPELLSTRLDVTFSVIWALVIANIITAVVLMGCTTQLAKVTTIRGSLIIPIILVLVFMGSWMATQDLGDWVVLVSAGALGYLMKRWGWPRPPIALGIVLGPIMERYLDIAVSRYGWTWVWQRPIVIVLIFMTLATVFYATRSQSREQGAS